A DNA window from Brassica napus cultivar Da-Ae chromosome C1, Da-Ae, whole genome shotgun sequence contains the following coding sequences:
- the LOC125580547 gene encoding uncharacterized protein LOC125580547: MDSIQFQHFKMEKPRGIFNFPAIKSFTNIFRLMELILLTILISKLSFASVKLSGDIFREAAEFLVSPRFVFFVGNAIVITLFAQSRRHSSAHETTEAESNDLYQELLYKNEKKTSEVHETKTEMSKKLSGVKRVSFERSQSQKTFEAVHPHVGNIMRRYDSEKHLKVCDSDTKVVVRAKKPEDAMSNEQFRTKIEAFIARQKRIQKDEEHLTF, from the coding sequence ATGGATTCAATTCAGTTTCAACACTTTAAGATGGAGAAACCTAGAGGAATCTTTAACTTCCCAGCAATAAAGTCTTTCACGAACATATTCAGACTGATGGAACTGATTCTTCTTACAATCTTGATCTCCAAACTCTCTTTCGCTTCAGTGAAACTCTCCGGTGACATTTTCAGGGAAGCAGCAGAGTTTCTCGTTAGCCCGAGATTCGTTTTCTTCGTCGGAAACGCTATTGTAATTACTCTTTTTGCGCAGTCCAGACGACACAGCTCCGCTCACGAGACAACAGAAGCGGAGAGCAATGATCTTTACCAAGAACTTCTTTACAAGAATGAGAAGAAGACATCTGAAGTTCATGAGACCAAAACAGAAATGTCTAAGAAGCTGAGTGGAGTGAAAAGGGTTAGTTTCGAGAGAAGCCAATCGCAGAAAACGTTTGAGGCGGTTCATCCGCATGTTGGGAACATCATGAGGAGGTATGACTCGGAgaagcatttgaaggtttgtgACTCGGACACGAAGGTAGTGGTGAGAGCTAAGAAACCAGAAGATGCAATGAGCAATGAACAGTTTAGGACAAAGATTGAAGCTTTCATCGCGAGGCAAAAGAGGATTCAAAAGGATGAAGAACACTTGACATTCTAG
- the LOC125580548 gene encoding probable pinoresinol-lariciresinol reductase 3: MEEEKKSRVLVIGATGRLGHYLTRFSIQSGHPTFALIRNSTFSDPSKSANLESLSSAGVTLLKGSLDDEASLEEAVSKVDVVISAIPSKHVLDQTLLINVIKRTPSIKRFIPAEYGADPDKTQVSDLDHGFYSKKSEIRRLVESSNIPYTYICCGLFMRILLPSLVQPGLQSPPVDKVTVFGDGDVKAVFVNEVDAAAFTIKTIDDPRTLNKTLYLRPSGNVCSMNDLVEMWEGKIEKKLVKTFVTESQLLEKIKETPYPDDMEMVFIYSVFIKGHHTYFEIDESCGGVNGTELYPDVKYMTVSEFLDTLL, from the exons atggaggaggagaagaagagcaGAGTATTGGTCATCGGAGCAACAGGAAGATTAGGTCACTACTTGACCCGTTTCAGCATCCAATCGGGTCACCCGACATTCGCCCTCATCAGAAACTCTACATTCTCCGATCCTTCCAAGTCCGCTAACCTTGAATCTCTCTCCTCCGCCGGCGTCACTCTCCTCAAA GGTTCATTAGACGATGAAGCAAGCTTAGAAGAAGCAGTGAGTAAAGTAGATGTCGTGATCTCTGCGATTCCATCAAAACATGTTCTTGATCAGACACTCCTCATCAACGTCATCAAACGAACTCCCTCCATCAAG AGGTTTATCCCTGCTGAATACGGAGCAGATCCGGACAAAACACAAGTCTCTGATCTCGATCACGGCTTCTACTCAAAGAAGTCTGAGATCAGACGTCTTGTAGAATCATCAAACATTCCTTACACGTACATTTGCTGCGGGCTGTTCATGAGGATTCTACTTCCATCTCTTGTCCAACCGGGTTTGCAGTCTCCTCCGGTGGATAAAGTCACCGTCTTTGGAGATGGGGACGTTAAAG CTGTTTTTGTGAATGAGGTTGATGCGGCAGCGTTTACTATCAAAACGATTGATGATCCTAGAACACTGAACAAGACGTTGTACCTTAGGCCGAGTGGGAATGTATGTTCGATGAATGATCTTGTTGAGATGTGGGAAGGGAAGATTGAGAAGAAGCTTGTGAAGACTTTTGTTACTGAGAGTCAACTTCTTGAGAAGATCAAAG AGACTCCGTATCCGGATGATATGGAGATGGTTTTCATATACTCTGTTTTTATTAAAGGACATCACACTTACTTTGAGATTGATGAGTCTTGTGGTGGAGTGAATGGTACTGAGCTTTACCCTGATGTCAAGTACATGACCGTGAGCGAGTTTCTTGATACCCTTCTCTAG
- the LOC125580549 gene encoding transcription factor bHLH63-like — translation MMMTMMMNGGEATEAELFLNCDDMSVLERQRVQLNYHQYHHPGFEPTLPCFFPNSSKMNVGEVDSFLPSAGLDLPEIYGELHGDARISVSPGNITTEFGNSKKRKFGCVDTETKVCNEKKKMMMMMDREVAVEEEEEEEKSKVTEQSTRSIMKTKNKAKKEQNSCSNDSSKVTKDSQRTDYIHVRARRGQATDSHSIAERARREKISGRMKFLQDLVPGCEKITGKAGMLDEIINYVQSLQRQVEFLSMKLATVSPRLDFNIDDIFSKEVVSAPMMNLPNTVMPPHMMVNSGYPHDMVNSGYVHFNPMQQVVTSSDPLSCFNNGQSATMWDSDVQNLYTV, via the exons atgatgatgacgatgatgatgaacGGAGGAGAAGCTACAGAAGCTGAGCTTTTCCTCAACTGTGACGACATGTCTGTCTTAGAGCGCCAAAGGGTTCAACTAAACTACCACCAGTACCACCATCCCGGCTTCGAACCCACTCTCCCTTGCTTCTTCCCCAATTCTTCCAAGATGAACGTCGGCGAGGTTGACAGCTTTCTACCGTCGGCCGGTTTGGATCTTCCGGAGATTTACGGGGAGTTGCACGGTGATGCGAGAATCTCAGTTTCTCCAGGAAATATTACAACTGAGTTTGGAAATTCCAAGAAAAGGAAGTTTGGTTGCGTCGATACAGAGACTAAG GTTTGTAatgagaagaaaaagatgatgatgatgatggacaGAGAAGTAgcagttgaagaagaagaagaagaagagaagtcgAAAGTAACAGAGCAGAGCACTAGAAGCATCATGAAGACGAAGAACAAAGCCAAGAAAGAACAGAACAGTTGTTCTAACGATTCATCAAAAGTGACGAAAGACTCGCAGAGGACGGATTATATTCACGTTCGTGCGCGGAGAGGCCAAGCCACTGATAGCCACAGCATTGCAGAacga GCTAGAAGAGAAAAGATCAGTGGGAGAATGAAGTTTCTACAAGATTTGGTTCCTGGATGCGAAAAGATTACAGGCAAAGCAGGGATGCTTGATGAGATCATTAACTATGTTCAGTCTCTCCAGCGACAAGTCGAG TTCTTATCCATGAAACTAGCAACTGTTAGTCCAAGACTGGATTTCAACATCGATGACATTTTTTccaaagag GTTGTCTCAGCTCCAATGATGAACTTACCAAACACTGTGATGCCACCTCATATGATGGTGAATTCCGGTTACCCTCATGATATGGTTAATTCCGGTTATGTTCATTTCAATCCAATGCAGCAAGTGGTTACTAGTTCTGATCCACTGTCATGTTTCAAC AATGGTCAATCTGCTACTATGTGGGACTCTGATGTGCAGAATCTTTATACCGTTTGA
- the LOC125580550 gene encoding probable receptor-like serine/threonine-protein kinase At4g34500, with protein MSGSSDSGSHKFSTKSTIFGLNLYLVVAICSVFLLLISLLIFLFVCLNRVSRARRMRVKHSSGSIPLASKETTEIKTVGKYLNCDESMRKVESEVVVVAEATSKEASGGFDDMSVASSGDVGSEVMGWGRWYGLKDLEIATRGFSDENVIGEGGYGVVYRADFSDGSVAAVKNLLNNKGQAEKEFKVEVEAIGKVRHKNLVGLMGYCADTAQRMLVYEYIDNGNLEQWLHGDVGPVSPLTWDIRMKIAIGTAKGLAYLHEGLEPKVVHRDVKSSNILLDKKWNPKVSDFGLAKLLGSETSYVTTRVMGTFGYVSPEYASTGMLNECSDVYSFGVLLMEIITGRSPVDYSRPPGEMNLVDWFKGMVASRRGEEIIDPKIKNPQPHPRALKRALLVCLRCIDLDASKRPKMGQIIHMLEADDFPFRPEHRSVQTNKNAHHHGVSGRPLES; from the exons ATGTCTGGTTCTAGCGACTCGGGTTCCCACAAGTTCTCGACTAAATCCACCATCTTCGGCCTAAACCTCTACTTAGTCGTCGCGATATGTTCCGTCTTCCTACTGCTGATCTCGCTCTTGATCTTCCTCTTCGTCTGCCTGAACCGAGTCTCACGCGCGCGTAGAATGCGCGTGAAACACAGCTCCGGATCCATCCCTCTGGCCTCTAAGGAGACAACGGAGATCAAGACGGTCGGAAAGTATCTGAACTGCGACGAGTCGATGAGGAAAGTCGAAAGCGAAGTCGTCGTGGTCGCCGAAGCGACGAGCAAAGAAGCGAGCGGCGGGTTCGATGATATGTCGGTGGCTTCGAGCGGCGACGTAGGTTCCGAGGTGATGGGATGGGGGAGATGGTACGGCTTGAAAGATCTGGAGATTGCGACGCGTGGCTTCTCCGATGAGAACGTGATCGGGGAAGGAGGATACGGCGTCGTTTATAGAGCTGATTTTTCAGACGGTTCGGTCGCTGCAGTAAAGAATTTACTTAACAACAA GGGTCAGGCAGAGAAAGAGTTTAAAGTTGAGGTGGAAGCAATTGGGAAAGTAAGACATAAGAACTTGGTTGGTCTGATGGGTTATTGTGCCGACACTGCTCAAAG GATGCTTGTGTATGAATATATTGATAATGGAAACTTGGAGCAGTGGCTGCATGGTGATGTAGGTCCAGTGAGTCCTCTCACATGGGATATTCGGATGAAGATTGCCATTGGAACAGCTAAAGG ATTAGCCTATTTACATGAAGGGCTTGAACCGAAGGTTGTGCACCGTGATGTGAAGTCTAGTAACATCTTGCTCGATAAGAAGTGGAACCCGAAGGTGTCTGATTTCGGTTTGGCCAAGTTATTAGGATCTGAAACGAGTTATGTGACAACTCGTGTGATGGGAACTTTTGG ATATGTTTCACCGGAGTATGCAAGTACAGGCATGCTTAATGAGTGTAGTGATGTCTACAGTTTCGGTGTTCTGCTCATGGAGATTATAACAGGAAGGAGCCCAGTCGATTATTCAAGACCACCTGGAGAG ATGAACTTAGTGGATTGGTTCAAAGGAATGGTTGCAAGCAGGCGTGGAGAAGAAATCATAGACCCTAAAATCAAGAATCCACAACCTCATCCAAGAGCTTTGAAAAGAGCGTTGCTTGTATGTTTGCGTTGCATAGACCTTGATGCTAGCAAACGTCCAAAGATGGGACAAATCATTCACATGCTTGAAGCTGACGATTTCCCTTTCCGTCCT GAACACAGATCAGTCCAGACAAACAAGAATGCTCATCATCACGGTGTTTCTGGGAGACCACTCGAGAGTTGA
- the LOC106355441 gene encoding cyclase-associated protein 1 yields MDESLIKRLEAAVTRLEGISSTGGGGVTTLSRGGDFSAAGAGTDAAASSDPSILAYEDLISQCVGRALSAAEKIGGPVLDVTKIVAEAFATQKDLLVRIKQAQKPDMAGLAGFLKPLNDVTMKADAMTQGRRSDFFNHLKAASDSLSALAWIAFTGKDCGMSMPIAHVEESWQMAEFYNNKVLVEYRNKDANHVEWAKALKELYLPGLRDYVKSHYALGPVWNASRKPASAPPAKGPPGAPAPPPAPVFSSESSKPSSSSNQKQGMSAVFQQLSSGAVTTGLRKVTDDMKTKNRADRSGAVSSIEKETRATKPAFSKTGPPKLELQMGRKWAVENQIGKKDLVISDCDAKQSVYVFGCKDSVLQIQGKVNNITIDKCTKMGVVFTDVVAAFEIVNCTNVEVQCQGSAPTVSVDNTTGCQLYLNKDSLETAITTAKSSEINVMVPGTSPDGDWVEHALPQQYNHVFTEGKFETTPVSHSGA; encoded by the exons ATGGATGAGAGTTTGATCAAGCGCCTGGAAGCTGCGGTTACGAGGCTCGAGGGGATCTCAAGcaccggaggaggaggagttaCTACTCTTTCCCGCGGAGGAGATTTCTCCGCCGCCGGCGCCGGAACCGATGCCGCCGCGTCCTCCGATCCGTCGATCCTGGCCTACGAAGATCTGATTTCGCAGTGCGTTGGCAGGGCTCTGAGCGCGGCGGAGAAGATCGGCGGACCTGTTCTAGACGTGACGAAGATCGTCGCCGAAGCGTTCGCAACGCAGAAGGATCTGCTCGTTCGCATCAAGCAAGCTCAG AAGCCTGACATGGCTGGGTTAGCTGGATTTCTCAAGCCGTTGAATGATGTTACGATGAAAGCTGACGCGATGACTCAGGGAAGGAGGTCTGATTTCTTCAATCACCTGAAGGCTGCTTCTGATAGTCTATCTGCATTGGCTTGGATTGCTTTCACCGGAAAAGATTGTG GTATGAGCATGCCAATTGCTCACGTGGAAGAAAGTTGGCAGATGGCTGAGTTCTACAACAATAAG GTTTTGGTGGAGTACCGTAACAAAGATGCGAACCATGTGGAATGGGCTAAAGCCTTGAAGGAACTTTACTTGCCTGGTTTGAGGGATTATGTGAAAAGTCATTACGCCTTGGGACCTGTATGGAATGCATCAAGGAAACCTGCTAGTGCTCCTCCTGCCAAGGGTCCACCTGGTGCTCCTGCTCCTCCCCCAGCACCGGTTTTCAGTTCTGAATCTTCCAAGCCATCATCTTCGTCCAACCAGAAACAAGGGATGTCTGCTGTTTTCCAGCAGCTCAGCTCTGGTGCTGTGACCACAG GTCTTAGAAAAGTGACAGATGATATGAAGACAAAGAACCGTGCTGATAGATCCGGAGCAGTGAGTTCCATTGAGAAGGAAACTCGTGCAACTAAACCAGCCTTTTCGAAAACTGGACCACCGAAACTGGAACTTCAAATGGGTCGCAA GTGGGCTGTTGAGAACCAAATTGGAAAGAAGGACTTGGTTATCAGCGATTGTGATGCCAAACAGTCTGTGTATGTATTTGGTTGCAAAGATTCTGTATTGCAGATACAAG GAAAAGTCAATAACATCACCATTGACAAATGCACCAAAATGGGTGTTGTCTTCACG GATGTTGTTGCTGCATTTGAGATAGTGAATTGCACCAACGTAGAAGTACAATGTCAG GGTTCAGCTCCCACAGTTTCTGTGGACAACACAACTGGCTGTCAGTTATACCTAAACAAAGACTCATTAGAGACGGCTATAACAACAGCCAAGTCAAGTGAGATCAATGTAATGGTCCCTGGTACTTCCCCTGATGGAGATTGG GTTGAACATGCACTGCCGCAACAATACAACCATGTGTTCACCGAAGGGAAGTTCGAGACGACACCGGTCTCGCACTCAGGTGCCTAA